The genomic segment GGAAGCTCTGCAGACTGTGCCCCCCCCCACGTCTGTTCACATTGTCTTTAACCGTGTGGATTCAAACATCAAGTCCTCAGCTCGCCCCCTCGGAGCTTGGAGTGAGGAACCAGCTTCACAGCAAGTCCCAGTCAATGATAATCCACAATGGCGAGCTCTGGATGACCACTTCCTGCAGGTGTGGGTGGattcagagtctgtgtgtgtgtgtggattcagagtctgtgtgtctgtgtgtgtgtgttgccggCTCTCAGGGTTCAGTCTCGTGCCAGTTCTCGCTCAGCCGGTTCTTCCCCAGCCTCCTCTTGCTCTTGGActtgtgtctgtgcagcagctgcGGCGGCGACACCGCCAGCGCCTCCAGCTTGTGTCCCGACTCGTTGTGCTGCCGCGAGTACCGCTTGCACCTGCAGGAGGTGACCACGGTGATCTTGTACGTCCTCGTGCTGCCGTCCTGGCACTGCAGCTGGATGCGCTGGGTGCGGGTCTTGTCGTTCACGCAACGCCAGTCCTGGTTGCCGCTGCTCCGGCGACCCCAGAACTTCCTGCCGCCGCCGCCAATCCAGTTTTGAAGCATCTGAGCCGGGAGGCACTCGCCGGCGCACACCAGCTCCTTGATGGGGTTGATGCTGGTGCAGTGGCCGTCAGAGATGTACTTGGTGGATCTCAGCTCTCTGCAGCCGATTTGGCTTCGATCTGTGGAAACACAATGACGGAGAATTGTGAGTTGTTTTCCAACATAACAACATATTCATTCACGTCTCACGTTTGACCacaggctgtaaataaagatggacgtcacgtctccacttcct from the Limanda limanda chromosome 11, fLimLim1.1, whole genome shotgun sequence genome contains:
- the sostdc1a gene encoding sclerostin domain-containing protein 1a — protein: MMQVRAHESLVLLCLLLRSCQASRNHHTELLLPQEEAPEPGEPQSNVSLNRARTGGRGEAAGEPQERDDRSQIGCRELRSTKYISDGHCTSINPIKELVCAGECLPAQMLQNWIGGGGRKFWGRRSSGNQDWRCVNDKTRTQRIQLQCQDGSTRTYKITVVTSCRCKRYSRQHNESGHKLEALAVSPPQLLHRHKSKSKRRLGKNRLSENWHETEP